One genomic window of Candidatus Pseudobacter hemicellulosilyticus includes the following:
- a CDS encoding FGGY family carbohydrate kinase yields MNSKIPVIAIVDVGKTNKKLFLFDEQYQVVYEQSARFTETQDEDGDPCENIHSLRQSLFESLREVVRQQEYSIRAINFSTYGASIAGIGRDGQPVMPLYNYLKPYPATLKEKFYRQYGGQDRIATETASPALGSLNAGLQLYRLKEQQPELFEQLQCLLHLPQYMSYLLTGKCFTDITSLGCHTALWDFKKNDYHQWVYAEQLHRQFGALMPASHTESITLPDETDPIPVGIGLHDSSAALIPYIVSFHEPFILISTGTWCISMNPFNIFPLTTEELHQDCLCYMQYRGKPVKASRIFAGREHEVEVQRIANHFHQDPAKYRNMSWDPAIIKQLQPQQGNPKPAAAAPLQSPAPLGSGFSNRSLSDFENDETAYHQLMLDIVVQQKRSTGLVLQDTPVKRLFVDGGFSKNAIYMNLLAAAFPGLEVFAATMAQASAMGAALAIHDSWNRLPMPGNIIELKYYSCNTPEISGLL; encoded by the coding sequence ATGAACAGTAAGATCCCCGTCATAGCCATTGTAGATGTTGGCAAGACCAACAAAAAACTGTTCCTCTTTGATGAACAGTACCAGGTGGTCTATGAGCAGTCGGCCCGGTTCACCGAAACACAGGATGAGGATGGTGATCCCTGCGAGAACATCCACAGCCTTCGGCAGTCCCTGTTTGAGTCCTTGCGGGAAGTGGTCAGGCAGCAGGAATATTCCATCAGGGCCATCAATTTTTCTACCTATGGCGCCAGCATAGCGGGTATCGGCCGGGATGGGCAGCCTGTTATGCCACTGTACAATTACCTGAAGCCTTATCCGGCAACCCTGAAAGAAAAATTCTACCGGCAATATGGCGGGCAGGATCGGATAGCCACTGAAACGGCTTCTCCTGCCTTGGGCAGTCTCAACGCGGGGTTGCAGCTCTACCGCTTAAAAGAACAGCAACCGGAATTGTTTGAACAGTTGCAATGTCTACTGCATTTACCGCAATACATGAGTTACCTGCTGACAGGAAAATGTTTTACCGATATCACCAGCCTGGGTTGCCATACCGCTTTATGGGATTTTAAAAAGAACGACTATCACCAATGGGTCTACGCCGAACAGCTGCACCGGCAGTTCGGGGCGCTGATGCCCGCCAGTCATACCGAGTCGATTACCCTGCCCGATGAAACTGATCCTATCCCAGTAGGCATCGGCCTGCACGACAGTTCCGCCGCCCTGATCCCCTATATCGTCAGTTTTCATGAGCCATTTATATTGATCTCCACCGGGACCTGGTGTATATCCATGAACCCGTTCAACATATTCCCCTTAACCACTGAAGAGCTGCACCAGGACTGTCTCTGTTATATGCAGTACCGCGGCAAACCCGTAAAAGCCTCGCGCATCTTTGCCGGCAGGGAACACGAGGTGGAAGTGCAGCGGATAGCCAACCATTTCCACCAGGATCCCGCGAAATACAGGAACATGAGCTGGGATCCAGCTATTATTAAGCAGTTGCAGCCTCAGCAGGGGAATCCCAAACCTGCCGCAGCGGCCCCATTGCAAAGCCCCGCTCCACTGGGATCCGGATTCAGTAATCGTTCCCTCAGTGATTTTGAGAATGATGAAACGGCCTATCACCAGTTGATGCTGGACATTGTAGTGCAGCAAAAGCGCTCTACCGGCCTGGTACTCCAGGACACGCCTGTTAAGCGACTCTTTGTAGATGGAGGATTCAGTAAAAATGCCATTTACATGAACCTGCTGGCCGCCGCTTTTCCCGGCCTGGAAGTCTTTGCAGCTACCATGGCCCAGGCATCCGCCATGGGCGCAGCCCTGGCTATACACGATTCCTGGAACCGCCTGCCCATGCCCGGCAATATCATCGAATTAAAATACTATTCCTGTAATACGCCGGAAATCTCCGGTTTGCTGTAA
- a CDS encoding sugar isomerase has product MRIAPEQIARHNEQYHDKYQLAFQQAKAVMGAEKYEAIIQQLEKFQVAIPSWALGAGGTRFGRFSGPGEPGSLEQKLEDIGLLHALNRSSGAVSLHIPWDTVQDPTSISQLAASLDLRFDAMNSNTFQDQPGQQHSYKFGSLQHVDNAVRQQAIQHNIDVIRQGQALGSQALTVWLADGSCFPGQLNFRKAFENTLASLREIYQALPPDWKLFVEYKAFEPNFYSTTVGDWGQSYLYASKLGPQAYTLVDLGHHLPNANIEQIVSLLLMEKKLGGFHFNDSKYGDDDLTVGSINPYQLFLIFFELVQGMAEQGMDPLQDMGWMIDASHNVKDPLEDLLQSVEAIMMAYAQALLVDTKALQEAQHNNDVALAQEILQDAYRTDVRPLVAEARLRQGGALRPLDLYRRNQLRRQLEKERGSKRIATGL; this is encoded by the coding sequence ATGCGAATAGCTCCTGAACAGATTGCCCGTCATAATGAACAATACCACGATAAATACCAGCTGGCCTTTCAGCAAGCCAAGGCCGTGATGGGCGCCGAAAAGTATGAAGCCATTATTCAGCAGCTGGAAAAGTTCCAGGTGGCCATCCCCTCCTGGGCGCTGGGCGCCGGCGGTACACGATTCGGTCGCTTTTCCGGTCCCGGCGAGCCCGGCTCACTGGAACAGAAGCTGGAAGATATCGGTCTCCTGCATGCGCTGAACCGCTCCAGCGGCGCCGTATCCCTGCATATCCCCTGGGACACCGTGCAGGACCCTACCAGTATCAGTCAACTGGCCGCTTCACTGGACCTGCGTTTCGATGCCATGAACTCCAACACTTTCCAGGACCAGCCGGGACAGCAACATAGTTATAAGTTCGGCTCCCTGCAGCATGTGGATAATGCGGTGCGGCAGCAGGCCATTCAACACAATATTGATGTGATCCGCCAGGGCCAGGCCCTGGGCTCACAGGCGCTCACCGTCTGGCTGGCGGATGGTTCCTGCTTTCCTGGCCAGCTCAATTTCCGAAAGGCATTTGAAAACACTTTAGCCAGCCTCCGGGAGATCTACCAGGCCCTTCCTCCTGATTGGAAACTCTTTGTAGAGTACAAGGCCTTTGAACCCAATTTTTATTCCACTACCGTGGGCGACTGGGGCCAATCCTACCTCTATGCTTCCAAACTGGGTCCGCAGGCTTATACCCTGGTTGACCTGGGCCATCACCTGCCCAATGCCAATATTGAACAGATAGTATCCCTGCTCCTGATGGAGAAAAAACTCGGTGGCTTTCATTTCAATGATTCCAAGTACGGTGATGACGACCTCACCGTGGGCAGTATCAACCCCTACCAGTTATTCCTCATTTTCTTTGAACTGGTACAGGGCATGGCTGAACAGGGAATGGATCCGCTGCAGGATATGGGCTGGATGATCGATGCCTCGCACAATGTCAAGGATCCGCTGGAAGACCTGCTGCAATCCGTAGAAGCTATTATGATGGCCTATGCGCAGGCCCTGCTGGTGGATACAAAAGCATTGCAGGAGGCCCAGCACAATAATGATGTGGCACTGGCCCAGGAAATATTACAGGACGCCTACCGGACGGATGTAAGACCGCTGGTAGCTGAAGCCCGCCTTCGACAAGGAGGCGCCCTGCGACCCCTTGACCTGTACCGACGCAACCAGCTGCGCCGGCAGCTGGAAAAAGAGCGGGGCAGCAAGCGTATAGCCACTGGCCTGTAA
- a CDS encoding bifunctional aldolase/short-chain dehydrogenase, whose product METITSKSFKHVSYLWDTAKAAELEGDEVGLLVYRSNLLGADLRLTNYGGGNTSCKVMSPDPLTGKPVEVMWVKGSGGDLGTMKRNGLAALYVDRLRSLQSIYKGIEQEDSMVELFNHCIYDLASKAPSIDTPLHGFLPFKHIDHLHPDAAIAIAAAKDGKRITQELFNGSIGWVDWQRPGFDLGLQLKACLDANPGIRGIMLGSHGLFTWGDTAYESYINTLEVIERCAQYLEDNLGKQKPVFGGARIEALLPAERLAKAAALAPVLRGFCSSQTRMIGHFSDDERVLQFVNSNDLARLAPMGTSCPDHFLRTKISPLVLDLAATDDLTDTAAIKARLAPQFAAYREMYTAYYEACKHPNSPAIRDTNPVIILFPGIGMFSFAKDKQTARVAAEFYTNAINVMRGAEAISQYTSLPRQEAFDIEYWLLEEAKLQRMPKPKPLTGRIALVTGSGGGIGKAIARKFAEEGACVILNDINEERLQEAIQQFQQSFGRDTAATVLLDVTHADNIRQAFAATVLAFGGVDIIVNNAGISISRSITDHTEAEWDRLYNILVKGQFLVTQAGAAILRQQGLGGDIINIVSKNSVVAGPNNAGYGSAKAAQAHLTRLLAAELGPDKIRVNTVNPDAVIADSNIWAGGWAEGRAKAYGITVEELPAYYAKRTLLNEAIVPEDIANACFAFVGGLLDKSTGNVLNVDGGVAAAFTR is encoded by the coding sequence ATGGAAACCATTACCTCAAAATCATTCAAACACGTGAGTTACCTGTGGGACACCGCCAAAGCCGCAGAACTGGAAGGAGATGAAGTAGGCCTGCTGGTCTACCGCTCCAACTTACTGGGCGCCGATCTCCGCCTTACCAATTATGGCGGCGGCAATACCTCCTGTAAGGTCATGTCCCCCGATCCGCTGACCGGCAAACCCGTAGAGGTCATGTGGGTCAAAGGATCCGGCGGCGATCTCGGCACTATGAAAAGGAACGGCCTGGCAGCCTTGTACGTAGACCGCCTGCGCAGCCTGCAAAGTATTTACAAAGGCATTGAACAGGAAGACAGCATGGTAGAGCTCTTTAACCACTGCATCTACGACCTGGCTTCCAAAGCCCCTTCCATTGATACACCCCTGCATGGGTTCTTACCCTTCAAACATATTGATCACCTCCACCCGGATGCCGCTATTGCTATTGCTGCCGCCAAAGATGGAAAAAGGATCACGCAGGAACTATTCAATGGTTCCATCGGCTGGGTAGACTGGCAGCGGCCCGGCTTTGACCTGGGCCTCCAGCTGAAAGCCTGCCTGGACGCCAATCCCGGTATCCGCGGCATCATGCTGGGCTCCCATGGGCTCTTTACCTGGGGCGATACCGCTTATGAAAGCTATATCAATACCCTGGAAGTGATTGAACGCTGCGCCCAGTACCTTGAAGACAACCTGGGCAAACAAAAACCTGTATTTGGCGGCGCCCGTATTGAAGCCCTGCTCCCCGCCGAGAGACTGGCAAAAGCAGCAGCGCTGGCGCCTGTCCTGCGTGGCTTCTGTTCTTCCCAGACCCGCATGATCGGTCATTTTTCCGATGATGAACGCGTGCTGCAATTTGTCAATTCCAATGACCTGGCCCGACTGGCACCCATGGGCACCAGCTGTCCCGATCATTTTTTACGGACCAAGATATCGCCACTGGTACTGGACCTTGCCGCCACAGATGATCTGACAGATACAGCGGCCATAAAAGCCCGGCTGGCGCCACAGTTTGCCGCCTACCGGGAGATGTACACCGCTTACTATGAAGCCTGCAAACATCCCAATAGCCCGGCCATCCGGGATACTAACCCGGTGATCATCCTCTTCCCCGGGATTGGTATGTTCAGCTTCGCCAAAGACAAACAAACAGCCCGTGTAGCCGCTGAATTCTATACCAATGCCATCAACGTGATGCGGGGCGCTGAAGCCATCTCCCAATATACTTCCCTGCCCCGCCAGGAAGCTTTTGATATTGAATACTGGTTACTGGAAGAAGCCAAGCTCCAGCGAATGCCCAAACCCAAACCGCTGACAGGCAGGATTGCACTGGTCACCGGCAGCGGAGGCGGTATCGGTAAAGCCATCGCCCGCAAATTTGCGGAAGAAGGCGCCTGCGTTATCCTCAATGATATCAATGAGGAAAGGTTGCAGGAAGCAATACAGCAATTCCAGCAATCCTTTGGCAGGGATACCGCCGCCACCGTCCTCCTGGATGTCACCCATGCGGATAATATCAGGCAGGCATTTGCTGCTACCGTACTGGCTTTCGGCGGGGTGGATATCATTGTCAACAATGCAGGCATCAGTATTTCCAGGTCCATTACGGACCACACGGAAGCTGAATGGGACAGGTTATACAATATCCTCGTCAAAGGACAGTTCCTGGTTACACAGGCCGGTGCTGCCATCCTGCGCCAGCAGGGACTGGGCGGCGATATCATCAATATTGTTTCCAAGAACAGCGTGGTAGCCGGCCCCAACAATGCCGGCTATGGCTCCGCCAAAGCAGCGCAGGCCCATTTGACAAGATTGCTGGCCGCAGAGCTGGGGCCCGACAAGATCCGCGTCAACACCGTAAATCCTGATGCCGTTATTGCCGATTCCAATATCTGGGCCGGCGGCTGGGCCGAAGGTCGGGCCAAAGCCTATGGCATTACCGTAGAAGAATTACCGGCCTATTATGCCAAACGGACTTTACTGAACGAAGCCATAGTACCGGAAGATATTGCCAATGCCTGCTTTGCCTTTGTGGGCGGCCTGCTGGATAAATCAACCGGTAATGTATTAAATGTAGACGGCGGTGTGGCTGCGGCCTTTACCCGCTGA
- the rhaT gene encoding L-rhamnose/proton symporter RhaT produces the protein MQAILGVLFHFIGGFASGSFYVPYKRVRKWAWESYWIIGGLFSWLIIPPIAAALTIPGFFTVIRATDATTLGWTYTWGVLWGIGGLTYGLGIRYLGMSLGNSVLLGLTAALGALLPAIYYNYAPQPGKISLSHMLHSSGGQWVLAGVAVCLAGIALCGLGGRRKEQAMEGRQPQKANAEFNLRKGLILAVVSGVLSACFNYGIEAGKPMAAAAVDIGHNPLFQNNVTYIVLLWGGLTTNFIWCLLLNLRNRTMGNYVDRSTPLLNNYIFSALAGITWYLQFFFYGMGESKLGNGASSWILHMAFIILVSNGWGLFLKEWKGAPGAALRLFISGLGAILLSVLLVAYGNSLGT, from the coding sequence ATGCAAGCTATATTAGGCGTACTGTTCCATTTCATAGGAGGTTTTGCTTCGGGCAGTTTTTATGTGCCTTACAAGAGGGTCCGCAAATGGGCCTGGGAAAGTTACTGGATCATTGGCGGCCTGTTTTCCTGGCTGATCATTCCCCCCATTGCAGCCGCCCTGACAATTCCCGGCTTCTTTACTGTTATCCGCGCAACGGATGCCACAACCCTTGGCTGGACCTATACCTGGGGCGTATTATGGGGTATTGGCGGGCTCACCTATGGGCTCGGCATCCGCTACCTGGGCATGTCCCTCGGCAACTCTGTCCTGCTGGGCCTGACAGCTGCCTTAGGTGCTTTACTGCCTGCCATCTATTACAACTACGCACCGCAGCCCGGTAAAATTTCTCTGTCCCATATGCTGCATAGCAGCGGAGGCCAATGGGTACTGGCCGGAGTGGCCGTATGCCTTGCCGGTATCGCCCTCTGCGGATTGGGCGGCAGAAGAAAGGAACAGGCGATGGAGGGCCGGCAGCCACAAAAAGCCAATGCAGAATTCAATCTCCGTAAAGGCCTGATATTGGCTGTTGTGTCCGGTGTCCTGAGCGCCTGCTTTAACTACGGTATTGAAGCAGGCAAACCTATGGCCGCAGCAGCAGTGGACATTGGCCATAACCCGCTTTTCCAGAATAACGTCACCTATATTGTATTGCTCTGGGGTGGCCTCACAACCAATTTCATCTGGTGCCTGCTGCTGAATCTCCGGAACAGGACCATGGGCAATTACGTGGACCGGTCCACTCCCCTGCTCAACAATTATATTTTTTCCGCCCTGGCCGGCATTACCTGGTACCTGCAATTCTTTTTTTATGGCATGGGAGAAAGCAAGCTGGGCAATGGCGCCTCCTCCTGGATACTGCACATGGCTTTTATTATCCTGGTCTCCAATGGCTGGGGACTATTCCTGAAAGAATGGAAAGGCGCCCCGGGAGCGGCTTTACGGCTATTCATCAGTGGACTGGGCGCTATCCTGCTGTCCGTATTACTGGTGGCCTATGGTAATTCGCTGGGCACATAA
- a CDS encoding nucleotidyltransferase domain-containing protein translates to MEQKEIQDFLARMEKEKGIKMLYACETGSRAWGFPSPDSDYDIRFIYMHERDWYLRLHESKDTIECMEGDLDITGWELRKCLLLLKRSNAPLIERFQSPIVYFQEPGVVEDFGKLINSYYSPIAVFYHHYSLGSKIWEEIRDLSKFKLKSFFYLVRSLLSCNWITHDPTVLPMTIHGLFKYAEAGIPEKLQELIALKATVSEGYRHHWDYALHSWIQQCFAQLEAARNSLPVNDTNMDALNTYFLQMVNRPC, encoded by the coding sequence ATGGAACAAAAAGAGATACAGGATTTCCTGGCCAGGATGGAGAAAGAAAAAGGAATAAAAATGTTGTATGCCTGTGAAACCGGCAGCAGGGCCTGGGGATTCCCGTCACCGGACAGTGATTATGATATTCGCTTTATTTATATGCATGAGCGGGACTGGTATCTCCGGCTTCATGAGTCCAAGGATACCATTGAGTGCATGGAGGGCGACCTGGATATTACCGGCTGGGAGCTGCGCAAATGCCTGCTGTTGCTGAAGCGGTCCAATGCTCCGCTGATAGAAAGGTTCCAGTCGCCTATTGTCTATTTCCAGGAGCCTGGGGTAGTGGAAGATTTTGGAAAGCTGATCAACAGTTATTATTCGCCCATAGCCGTCTTTTACCATCATTATTCCCTGGGGAGCAAGATCTGGGAGGAGATCAGAGACCTGTCTAAGTTCAAGCTCAAAAGCTTTTTTTACCTGGTTCGTTCGCTGTTGTCCTGTAACTGGATCACCCATGACCCTACTGTGTTGCCTATGACCATTCATGGACTGTTCAAATATGCGGAGGCCGGCATCCCGGAAAAATTACAGGAGCTGATTGCGCTGAAAGCTACGGTTTCAGAAGGGTACCGGCATCATTGGGATTATGCGTTGCATAGCTGGATACAGCAGTGCTTTGCACAATTGGAAGCAGCCAGGAACAGCCTGCCGGTCAATGATACCAATATGGATGCCCTGAATACTTATTTCCTGCAAATGGTTAACCGCCCATGCTGA
- a CDS encoding nucleotidyltransferase domain-containing protein: protein MLTIEQVKANGWLILETIAGSRAYGLATASSDTDIRGVFVLPKAQFYGLDYTPQVANDSNDIVYYELKRFIELLVRNNPNIMELLATPEDCILYKHPVMDLVDPALFLSKLCEQSFANYAYTQIKKAYGLEKKIMQPMEAERKSVLDFCYVYLGKSTIPLAAFLQMQGYRQEEMGLAAVAHLRDCYNLFHSTVHPCSGVVRKDAANEVCLSSIPPGEIPVGLLYFNKDGYSVYCKKYKEYWDWVASRNEVRYQSTMHHGKKYDAKNMMHVFRLLLMAKEIATEGRINVRRYDRDFLLDIREGKFEYEDLVAQATTLKNDLAQYYAKSSLPEQPDLLLAERLLLHMREACYQ, encoded by the coding sequence ATGCTGACAATTGAACAGGTAAAAGCCAATGGCTGGCTCATTTTGGAGACCATTGCCGGCAGCAGGGCCTATGGCCTGGCTACAGCTTCATCGGATACGGATATACGTGGTGTCTTTGTGCTGCCCAAAGCGCAGTTCTATGGGCTGGACTATACGCCGCAGGTGGCCAATGACAGCAATGATATTGTGTACTATGAGCTGAAGCGGTTCATTGAGCTGCTGGTGCGCAACAACCCCAATATCATGGAGCTGCTGGCCACACCGGAAGATTGCATCCTGTACAAGCACCCGGTGATGGACCTGGTGGATCCAGCCTTGTTCCTGTCAAAGCTTTGTGAGCAGTCCTTTGCCAACTATGCGTATACACAGATCAAAAAAGCCTATGGGCTGGAGAAGAAGATCATGCAGCCCATGGAGGCCGAAAGAAAGTCTGTTCTGGATTTCTGTTATGTGTACCTGGGTAAGTCTACGATCCCTTTGGCAGCCTTCCTGCAGATGCAGGGTTACCGCCAGGAGGAGATGGGACTGGCGGCTGTAGCTCATTTACGGGATTGCTATAACCTGTTCCATTCTACCGTGCATCCTTGTTCGGGTGTTGTCAGAAAGGATGCGGCCAATGAGGTATGCCTGAGCAGCATACCGCCGGGCGAAATACCGGTGGGATTGTTATATTTCAACAAGGATGGATATTCTGTGTACTGCAAAAAATATAAGGAGTACTGGGATTGGGTGGCCAGCAGAAATGAAGTACGCTATCAGTCTACCATGCATCATGGCAAGAAATACGATGCCAAGAATATGATGCATGTGTTCCGGTTGCTGCTGATGGCAAAGGAAATTGCCACCGAAGGCCGGATCAATGTCCGGCGTTACGACAGGGATTTTTTACTGGATATCAGGGAGGGTAAGTTTGAGTACGAAGACCTGGTAGCCCAGGCCACTACGTTGAAAAACGACCTGGCGCAGTATTATGCAAAATCCTCATTGCCGGAACAGCCTGATCTCCTGCTGGCTGAACGGTTATTGCTGCATATGCGGGAAGCGTGCTATCAGTAA